One genomic window of Corallococcus caeni includes the following:
- a CDS encoding DUF4139 domain-containing protein yields the protein MRVVPSVLESVTVHAEGALCTRAFVLSPENGHLPGQVRVDGLPLALRTGSLRARVVEGPSGLLVRDLKPTFDVRLPPESELPAEQDALEAAEAALSAVHSRLERVRSEIAALRGLTPTWPAQRKGHPPREAPLTAMLSLTGFVDAELAELQSQELDLERQHRDATNELELRRRRVQELSSARSVDRARLFRAALLTLSGPIAAQGDARLVLEYAVAGARWVPTYDLRLPRTLEEGTLRMRAAVIQRTGEDWTGVRLAVSTASLERRAEVPELKSLRIGRSQPPPARSGWREPAPGLEELFAGYDALHVAPPPPVLQKPQAPVAPMYEEPVPETDDDGYEEQESYKEMATFGGAPGGAPSVSRPAPPPPPMAAPKSSGAFLGGSRPSPRRSVTGAVAAAPPSVSAPASARGGGGMDRMRNKKRAVMEESLEDAPMEDLLSADEEGGGDELRRAAGLEPADNLFDYDSLTLASAASAASPAQRGRLRPRPALMSQAMLSFTSVNVQVEVVRLEAQAFVFAESVNSVTPPTWSVPPRDSARHFDARFDAEAVADVPSDGAWHTVPMLTVPLEFKAEYVCVPSVEPRVFRTVRLDNASPHPLLAGPVDVTLGDEFLMTSPLPTLGPGETQRLGLGVEEALQVARNTRFEEATGGMFGNSTVLTHHVSVEVANHLSRPASIAISERIGAVPEAQKDLKVEEAEVVPPWHKATPLPGEDAVEGERVWRVSVPAGEKRSMKATWVVKLPASKMLNGGNRRT from the coding sequence ATGCGCGTTGTACCGTCCGTCCTGGAATCCGTCACCGTTCACGCCGAGGGCGCGCTGTGCACGCGCGCCTTCGTGCTCTCACCCGAGAACGGGCACCTGCCCGGCCAGGTCCGCGTCGACGGCCTGCCCCTGGCGTTGCGCACGGGCTCCCTGCGCGCCCGGGTGGTGGAGGGGCCGTCGGGCCTCCTCGTCCGCGACCTCAAGCCCACGTTCGACGTGCGGCTGCCGCCGGAGTCGGAGCTGCCCGCGGAGCAGGACGCGCTCGAAGCAGCGGAGGCCGCGCTGTCGGCCGTGCACAGCCGGCTGGAGCGGGTGCGCTCGGAAATCGCGGCGCTCCGCGGCCTGACGCCCACCTGGCCGGCCCAGCGCAAGGGCCATCCACCGCGCGAGGCACCGCTGACCGCGATGCTGTCGCTCACGGGGTTCGTGGACGCGGAGCTGGCGGAGCTCCAGTCCCAGGAGCTGGACCTGGAGCGTCAGCACCGCGACGCCACGAACGAGCTGGAGCTGCGCCGCCGCCGCGTGCAGGAGCTGTCCTCCGCGCGCAGCGTGGACCGGGCCCGGCTGTTCCGCGCGGCGCTGCTGACGCTGTCCGGCCCCATCGCGGCGCAGGGCGATGCACGACTGGTGCTGGAGTACGCGGTGGCCGGCGCGCGCTGGGTGCCCACCTATGACCTGCGCCTGCCGCGCACGCTGGAGGAAGGCACGCTGCGCATGCGCGCCGCCGTCATCCAGCGGACCGGCGAGGACTGGACGGGCGTGCGGCTGGCCGTCTCCACCGCGAGCCTGGAGCGGCGCGCGGAGGTGCCGGAGCTGAAGTCGCTGCGCATCGGCCGCAGCCAGCCGCCGCCCGCGCGCTCGGGGTGGCGCGAACCCGCGCCGGGCCTGGAGGAGCTGTTCGCGGGCTACGACGCCCTGCACGTGGCTCCCCCGCCGCCGGTGCTTCAAAAGCCCCAAGCGCCCGTGGCCCCGATGTACGAGGAGCCCGTTCCGGAAACCGATGACGACGGCTACGAGGAGCAGGAGTCCTACAAGGAAATGGCAACGTTCGGAGGCGCGCCAGGAGGCGCCCCCAGCGTGTCCCGACCTGCTCCGCCGCCTCCCCCCATGGCGGCACCAAAGTCCTCGGGAGCCTTCCTCGGCGGTTCCCGTCCCTCCCCCCGCCGCAGCGTCACCGGAGCGGTCGCCGCCGCGCCGCCGAGCGTGTCCGCACCGGCGTCGGCCCGAGGCGGCGGAGGCATGGACCGCATGCGCAACAAGAAGCGAGCGGTCATGGAGGAGAGCCTCGAAGACGCCCCGATGGAGGACCTGTTGTCGGCGGACGAAGAGGGCGGCGGCGACGAGCTTCGCCGTGCGGCCGGCCTGGAGCCGGCGGACAACCTGTTCGACTACGACTCGCTGACGCTGGCCTCCGCGGCCTCCGCAGCCTCCCCGGCGCAGCGGGGCCGGCTGCGTCCCCGGCCCGCGCTCATGTCGCAGGCGATGCTGTCCTTCACCTCCGTCAACGTGCAGGTGGAGGTCGTGCGCCTGGAGGCACAGGCCTTCGTCTTCGCCGAGTCCGTGAACAGCGTGACGCCCCCCACCTGGTCCGTGCCGCCGCGCGACTCCGCCCGGCACTTCGATGCGCGCTTCGACGCGGAGGCCGTCGCGGACGTGCCGTCCGATGGCGCCTGGCACACCGTGCCCATGCTGACGGTGCCTCTGGAGTTCAAGGCCGAGTACGTGTGCGTGCCCTCGGTGGAGCCGCGCGTCTTCCGCACGGTGCGCCTGGACAACGCCTCGCCGCATCCGCTGCTCGCAGGGCCGGTGGACGTGACGCTCGGGGACGAGTTCCTGATGACGTCCCCACTGCCCACGCTGGGGCCAGGTGAGACGCAGCGGCTGGGCCTGGGCGTGGAGGAGGCGCTCCAGGTGGCGCGCAACACCCGCTTCGAGGAGGCCACGGGCGGCATGTTCGGCAACAGCACCGTGCTCACGCACCACGTCTCCGTGGAGGTGGCCAACCACCTGTCGCGCCCCGCGAGCATCGCCATCTCCGAGCGCATTGGCGCGGTCCCCGAGGCCCAGAAGGACCTCAAGGTGGAGGAGGCGGAGGTGGTGCCGCCCTGGCATAAGGCCACGCCCCTGCCGGGTGAAGACGCGGTGGAGGGCGAGCGGGTGTGGCGCGTGAGCGTCCCCGCTGGAGAGAAGCGTTCGATGAAGGCGACGTGGGTCGTGAAGCTGCCCGCCAGCAAGATGCTGAACGGCGGGAACCGGAGGACGTGA
- a CDS encoding alpha/beta fold hydrolase — protein sequence MRTSWLRLSWVLLLSACATTPSPPPGGTADPLHQVRRVKVAPEVELEVLDYGGKGPALVFLPGLGSTGHVFDVLAPEFIATHHVYAFTRRGFGASSWPATGYDSATLGHDVLAALDGLGLRKATLAGHSLAGDELNWMGLNHPERVEALIFLDATDNKGEIAEFLKPGPLPPLPFTVLDGQPSREAVTALLARDLGGPFPPHEIEQAYEFDAATGAYLRYRRLPESTEQCIRGSALPDYAKLRGPVLSISDEQAFAGWVEFLSQAENLPADLRERARVFLPQLRQHEAAQDALLKSLPNWKVVTLPGAGHYLWLTRQAEVVAAMRAFLAR from the coding sequence ATGCGAACGTCCTGGCTGCGTCTGTCGTGGGTGCTGTTGCTCTCTGCCTGTGCCACCACTCCGTCCCCGCCGCCGGGCGGCACGGCGGATCCGCTGCATCAGGTGCGGCGGGTGAAGGTGGCGCCGGAGGTCGAGCTGGAGGTGCTCGACTACGGCGGCAAGGGGCCGGCGCTGGTGTTCCTGCCGGGCCTGGGGAGCACTGGCCATGTCTTCGACGTGCTGGCGCCGGAGTTCATCGCCACGCACCACGTCTACGCCTTCACGCGGCGAGGCTTTGGCGCGTCCAGCTGGCCCGCCACAGGCTACGACAGCGCGACGCTGGGGCACGACGTGCTGGCCGCGCTGGACGGACTGGGATTGAGGAAGGCGACGCTTGCCGGCCATTCGCTCGCGGGGGATGAGCTGAACTGGATGGGCCTGAACCATCCGGAGCGGGTGGAGGCGCTCATCTTCCTGGACGCCACGGACAACAAGGGGGAGATCGCCGAGTTCCTGAAGCCCGGTCCGCTGCCGCCGCTGCCGTTCACGGTGCTCGACGGGCAGCCGTCACGCGAGGCCGTGACGGCGCTGCTGGCGCGCGACCTGGGCGGCCCGTTCCCTCCGCATGAGATTGAGCAGGCGTATGAGTTCGACGCCGCCACGGGCGCGTACCTGCGCTATCGCCGGCTTCCCGAGTCGACGGAGCAGTGCATCCGGGGCTCGGCCTTGCCGGACTACGCGAAGTTACGGGGCCCCGTGCTGTCCATCTCCGACGAGCAGGCCTTCGCGGGGTGGGTGGAGTTCCTGTCCCAGGCGGAGAACCTCCCGGCCGACCTGCGCGAGCGCGCCCGGGTCTTCCTGCCGCAATTGCGTCAGCACGAGGCCGCCCAGGACGCGCTGCTCAAGAGCCTGCCGAACTGGAAGGTCGTGACGCTCCCAGGGGCGGGGCACTACCTCTGGCTCACGCGGCAGGCGGAGGTCGTCGCCGCGATGCGCGCGTTCCTCGCGCGCTAG
- a CDS encoding extracellular solute-binding protein — translation MSWRVLIIPAVLVLSACSESDPDPVPRRPLKAVLFPYIPDSAGDTFASLEQRLEADFEKAHPDIDLDVVFDANLDVYDLDEGGTLNQLLGADAGAAQVVEVDTLLLGSLAAKGWIQPVALEAGVVHPAAEEAVRIAGENYGVPTYLCTNVVYSRTSNIRSATDSASLVRILREAAPGKRPLATNFDGSWTLPSSYIDAWADTHPGDALARAISLPLDSQTVGAFAEVVDSCSLEAGVNPCLDGTYADNSVAEEAFAAEQANGFMGYTERLFYILKANPSMPLPEVISVPLGTGSAPAVFVDALVLNASCTGTCAEDARAFTSFMQAPETRNLIAFSEDGPEGTRPRYLLQANRAFYQREPARSDPMYQQYEAILSGARPYPNQHFPENRKALQAALLEDLQ, via the coding sequence ATGAGTTGGAGAGTCCTGATCATCCCCGCCGTGCTGGTCCTGAGCGCCTGCTCGGAATCCGATCCCGACCCCGTGCCCAGGCGTCCGCTGAAGGCGGTCCTGTTCCCATACATCCCCGACTCCGCGGGGGACACCTTCGCCAGCTTGGAGCAGCGGCTGGAGGCTGACTTCGAGAAGGCCCATCCGGACATCGACCTGGATGTCGTGTTCGACGCCAACCTGGATGTCTATGACCTGGATGAGGGGGGAACACTGAACCAACTCCTGGGGGCCGATGCCGGGGCCGCCCAGGTGGTGGAGGTGGACACGCTGCTGCTCGGGTCGCTCGCGGCGAAGGGATGGATCCAGCCGGTCGCACTCGAGGCGGGCGTCGTGCATCCCGCGGCCGAGGAGGCTGTCCGCATCGCTGGTGAGAATTACGGCGTTCCCACCTATCTGTGCACCAACGTCGTCTACTCGCGGACCTCGAACATCCGGTCCGCCACCGACAGCGCTTCGCTCGTGCGCATCCTCCGCGAGGCGGCTCCCGGCAAGCGCCCGCTGGCGACAAACTTCGATGGGAGCTGGACGCTGCCTTCCTCATACATCGATGCCTGGGCGGACACGCATCCGGGGGATGCGCTCGCGAGGGCCATCTCCCTGCCGCTCGACTCACAGACGGTGGGGGCGTTCGCGGAGGTCGTCGACAGTTGCTCGCTCGAAGCGGGCGTCAATCCGTGCCTGGATGGCACCTACGCAGACAACTCGGTGGCGGAAGAGGCCTTCGCCGCGGAGCAGGCCAATGGCTTCATGGGCTACACGGAGCGCCTGTTCTACATCCTCAAGGCCAATCCCTCCATGCCGCTCCCGGAGGTCATCTCGGTTCCGCTGGGCACGGGCTCGGCGCCAGCGGTCTTCGTGGATGCGCTGGTGCTCAACGCGAGCTGCACCGGAACGTGCGCGGAGGACGCCCGGGCCTTCACGTCGTTCATGCAGGCCCCGGAGACGCGCAACCTCATCGCCTTCAGTGAAGACGGCCCCGAGGGCACCCGGCCTCGCTACCTGCTCCAGGCCAACCGCGCCTTCTATCAGCGGGAGCCCGCGCGCTCCGACCCCATGTATCAGCAGTACGAAGCCATCCTGAGTGGAGCGCGGCCCTATCCCAACCAGCACTTCCCCGAGAACCGGAAGGCGCTCCAGGCGGCCCTGCTAGAAGACCTTCAGTGA
- a CDS encoding SPFH domain-containing protein, translating into MDYFVVLAGVALLLGVGVLYVLSGVQVIGENESGLIIKKFGAPLPPGRLVALEGEAGYQAELLPPGWHFGYPFWRFKVTRVPVVVVRQGHIALVVANGGAPIPPGCILGREVACDGFQDARAFLEGGGQKGRQLAFLTAGTYRINPALFTVITPENAERFDMDVEDLEIFSVGPDKVGIVTTLDGRPIPAGDLAGVPVEGHDSFQSAQQFLDAGGCRGLQEQVLLSGSWNLNPWFVRVEQIPMTEVPIGYVGVVVSYVGREHLDVSGDEFTHGDLVERGRKGVWIEPLLPGKHPLNTRVMKVELVPTTNIVLNWAQRTEQHKYDEKLSPITVRSRDGFSFMLDVSQIIHISMKQAPRVISRVGSMQNLVDHVLQPTVANYFRNSAQQVTVLEFLSARTDRQREAYEAIRGALGAYDVECIDTLVGDIQPPAELMKTQTDRKIAEELQRTYEVQREAQVRRRELERATAVANMQPEVVRSEQMVAISEKGALAAEETAKGEAARTRLHADAEAHGLRQRAEAEAESKRLHGSAEAEATRLVGEAKAEAYRTGVAALGAQAFTAVQLATVLAQHGVKLVPEIALGQEGGGGQGLLGALMARVLQNEQKPQVLQRPVKPASGNGLENVHKQA; encoded by the coding sequence ATGGATTACTTCGTGGTTCTGGCCGGAGTCGCGTTGCTGCTGGGCGTGGGAGTGCTCTACGTGCTCAGCGGCGTGCAGGTCATCGGCGAGAACGAGTCGGGGCTGATCATCAAGAAGTTCGGCGCACCGCTGCCGCCCGGGCGGCTGGTCGCGCTGGAGGGCGAGGCGGGCTACCAGGCGGAGCTGCTGCCGCCGGGGTGGCACTTCGGCTATCCGTTCTGGCGCTTCAAGGTGACGCGCGTCCCGGTCGTGGTGGTGCGCCAGGGGCACATCGCGCTCGTCGTCGCCAATGGCGGCGCACCCATTCCGCCCGGCTGCATCCTTGGCCGCGAGGTGGCCTGTGACGGCTTCCAGGATGCGCGCGCGTTCCTCGAAGGCGGTGGGCAGAAGGGCCGCCAGCTGGCCTTCCTCACCGCGGGTACCTACCGCATCAACCCCGCGCTGTTCACGGTCATCACGCCGGAGAACGCCGAGCGGTTCGACATGGACGTGGAGGACCTGGAGATCTTCAGCGTGGGCCCCGACAAGGTGGGCATCGTGACGACGCTGGATGGCCGTCCCATCCCTGCCGGAGACCTGGCGGGCGTGCCGGTGGAAGGGCATGACTCGTTCCAGAGCGCCCAGCAGTTCCTGGACGCGGGCGGCTGCCGTGGCCTCCAGGAGCAGGTGCTGCTGTCCGGCTCGTGGAACCTGAACCCGTGGTTCGTGCGCGTGGAGCAGATCCCCATGACGGAGGTGCCCATCGGCTACGTGGGCGTCGTGGTCAGCTACGTGGGGCGCGAGCACCTGGACGTGTCCGGTGACGAGTTCACGCACGGCGACCTCGTGGAGCGCGGCCGCAAGGGCGTGTGGATCGAACCGCTGCTGCCGGGCAAGCACCCGCTCAACACGCGGGTGATGAAGGTGGAGCTGGTGCCCACGACGAACATCGTCCTCAACTGGGCGCAGCGCACCGAACAGCACAAGTACGACGAGAAGCTCAGCCCCATCACGGTGCGCTCGCGGGACGGCTTCAGCTTCATGCTCGACGTGTCGCAGATCATCCACATCAGCATGAAGCAGGCGCCGCGAGTCATCTCGCGCGTGGGCTCCATGCAGAACCTGGTGGACCACGTGCTGCAGCCCACGGTGGCCAACTACTTCCGCAACTCCGCGCAGCAGGTGACGGTGCTGGAGTTCCTCTCCGCGCGCACCGACCGCCAGCGCGAGGCGTACGAGGCCATCCGCGGCGCGCTGGGGGCGTATGACGTGGAGTGCATCGACACGCTCGTGGGTGACATCCAGCCGCCGGCGGAGCTGATGAAGACGCAGACGGACCGGAAGATCGCCGAGGAGCTCCAGCGCACCTACGAGGTACAGCGCGAGGCCCAGGTCCGCCGCCGGGAGCTGGAGCGCGCCACGGCGGTGGCGAACATGCAGCCCGAAGTGGTGCGCAGCGAGCAGATGGTCGCCATCAGCGAGAAGGGCGCGCTCGCGGCCGAGGAGACGGCGAAGGGCGAAGCCGCCCGCACGCGGTTGCACGCGGACGCGGAGGCGCACGGACTGCGGCAGCGCGCGGAGGCGGAGGCCGAGTCGAAGCGGCTGCACGGCAGCGCCGAGGCCGAAGCGACACGGCTCGTGGGTGAGGCCAAGGCGGAGGCGTACCGCACCGGTGTGGCCGCGCTGGGGGCCCAGGCCTTCACGGCGGTGCAGCTGGCGACGGTGCTGGCGCAGCATGGGGTGAAGCTCGTGCCGGAGATCGCGCTCGGCCAGGAGGGAGGCGGTGGGCAGGGGCTGCTCGGTGCGCTGATGGCGCGGGTGCTCCAGAACGAGCAGAAGCCGCAGGTGCTCCAGCGTCCCGTGAAGCCAGCGTCTGGCAATGGCTTGGAGAACGTCCACAAGCAGGCCTGA
- a CDS encoding sigma-54 dependent transcriptional regulator yields MRTFEWRGPAPRPSLKQRLDAAGWKAIGAGAGVVVVSSARPRLPAAPKSGPWVWLCEQPVPVDLLRLAVEQGAVDVIRTGADDWEARLLRRLEESLVELPAPRVSGTLIAHSAAAKALLGHLAQAARTSMPVLLTGETGTGKEVAARLIHEWSERRSRTFVPINCAAIPNELMEGELFGYAKGAFSGAVHGYDGLVSAAEGGTVLLDEIDDTPHALQSKLLRVLEDRVISRLGENAWRKVDFRILAATNRDLKQLIDRGMFGEDLYERLSTVQIHLPPLRERQEDVAPLVLHWLERYYAVEEPEPAGPRVRGATPEALDVLRAYPWPGNIRELRNVIYGALVAKRAGDELLVSDLPRRLWQRERTGSSVLVSAQEVERRVAAGTMNLRAERERLERLALQAALRRADGNAAEAARLLGEVGRGTAKDPGGTVRTMMKRLGVSPRGGA; encoded by the coding sequence ATGCGCACCTTCGAGTGGAGGGGTCCGGCTCCCAGGCCGTCCCTCAAGCAGCGTTTGGATGCCGCGGGCTGGAAGGCGATAGGCGCCGGTGCCGGGGTGGTGGTGGTGAGCTCCGCGCGGCCACGGCTTCCGGCCGCGCCGAAGTCGGGGCCCTGGGTCTGGCTGTGCGAGCAGCCCGTGCCGGTCGATCTGCTCCGGCTCGCGGTGGAGCAGGGCGCGGTGGACGTCATCCGCACGGGCGCGGATGACTGGGAGGCGCGGCTGTTGCGCCGTCTGGAGGAGAGCCTCGTCGAGCTGCCAGCGCCTCGCGTCTCGGGGACGCTCATCGCGCACAGCGCGGCGGCGAAGGCGCTGCTCGGCCACCTGGCGCAGGCAGCCCGCACGTCGATGCCAGTGCTGCTCACGGGGGAGACGGGGACGGGCAAGGAGGTCGCCGCGCGGCTCATCCATGAGTGGTCCGAGCGGCGCTCGCGCACCTTCGTGCCCATCAACTGCGCGGCCATCCCCAACGAGCTCATGGAGGGAGAGCTCTTCGGCTACGCGAAGGGGGCGTTCTCCGGCGCCGTGCACGGCTACGACGGCCTGGTGTCCGCGGCGGAAGGAGGCACGGTGTTGCTGGACGAGATCGACGACACGCCGCACGCGCTCCAGTCGAAGCTGCTGCGCGTGCTGGAGGACCGGGTCATCTCGCGCCTGGGCGAGAACGCGTGGCGCAAGGTGGACTTCCGCATCCTGGCGGCGACGAACCGGGACCTGAAGCAGCTCATCGACCGCGGCATGTTTGGCGAGGACCTCTATGAGCGCCTCTCCACGGTGCAGATCCACCTGCCGCCCCTGCGCGAGCGGCAGGAGGACGTGGCGCCGCTCGTGCTGCACTGGCTGGAGCGCTACTACGCCGTGGAGGAGCCGGAGCCCGCCGGCCCTCGCGTGCGCGGCGCCACCCCCGAGGCGCTCGACGTGCTGCGGGCCTATCCGTGGCCCGGCAACATCCGCGAGCTGCGCAACGTCATCTACGGCGCGCTGGTGGCCAAGCGCGCCGGGGATGAGTTGCTCGTGTCGGACCTGCCGCGACGGCTGTGGCAGCGGGAGCGCACGGGCTCCTCCGTGCTGGTCTCCGCGCAGGAGGTGGAGCGCCGCGTGGCTGCGGGAACGATGAACCTGCGCGCGGAGCGGGAGAGGCTGGAACGGCTGGCCCTCCAGGCCGCGCTGCGGCGCGCGGATGGCAATGCCGCGGAGGCCGCGCGCCTGCTGGGCGAGGTCGGCCGGGGCACGGCGAAGGACCCCGGCGGCACGGTGCGCACGATGATGAAACGGCTGGGCGTGTCCCCTCGCGGCGGTGCGTGA
- a CDS encoding PAS domain S-box protein, translating to MDRLHDSPANPPPSAMPPGQSRLLEAVLASLGEGLMVADEHQHLVFMNPKAELILGLGPTDEPVSRWPEHYGLYLPDKVTLHPSASLPMSRALRGETVSREEVFLRNAARPAGTWLHVSSSPVCDEHGAVRGGVSIVSDITDRKGAEDSLRSAGEKYRSLYNNTPVMMHSIDLEGRLISVSDRWLSTLGYERAEVLGHDSVEFLTPESRRFAREVVLPEYFRTGACWNVPYQIVKKNGQPIDVLLSAIAEQDASGKVVRSLAVLIDVTERKRAEGALQESEQRLRAILDNAPTVFFLLDTQERFLFVNREWERLFHRTRAQVAGRTVFDVFPQDIAEALHQANRDIFKAGVSVEREERLAHDDGIHIHLTQKFPLRDATGMVYALCGIATDITERKQMEVSQRFLAEASRELVTSLDYETTLQHVAELAVPVLADLCVVFVRTETEPLRPVAMADRSPARAASVREFLQRHPPDPAAPHGPARILATGSSETSEASMGLLDPVALAEERWAEVRTLRGRPSMGVPLQARGRTLGVLFLVSPAPGRAYTPAELALTEELGRRAAVAIDNAQLYCAAQESIRARDEFLSIASHELKTPLTSMRLRVQQLGSAITSSRPLPAEKVSKLLEVFESQLQRLSHLAEHLLDVSRINEKRLALRLEALDLAALARDVTAHLTEQFQKSGCAFELMAPEPVWGRWDRLRLEQVMLNLLTNAMKYGAGRPIRMEVASHAGGARLVIKDHGMGIPPEAQARIFERFERAASRNYGGLGLGLFITRQLVEAHGGNIRVESEPGHGATFTVELPPRVPF from the coding sequence ATGGATCGCCTGCACGACAGCCCAGCGAATCCACCCCCGAGCGCCATGCCGCCAGGGCAGAGCCGCCTCCTGGAGGCCGTCCTCGCCAGCCTGGGTGAGGGGCTCATGGTGGCGGATGAGCACCAGCACCTCGTGTTCATGAACCCGAAGGCGGAGCTCATCCTGGGCCTGGGCCCCACGGACGAGCCCGTCAGCCGGTGGCCGGAGCACTACGGGCTCTACCTGCCCGACAAGGTGACGCTCCATCCGTCCGCGAGCCTGCCCATGAGCCGGGCCCTGCGGGGTGAGACCGTCAGCCGCGAGGAGGTCTTCCTCCGCAACGCCGCGAGGCCGGCGGGGACCTGGCTGCACGTCAGCTCCAGCCCGGTGTGTGACGAGCATGGCGCGGTCCGTGGCGGAGTCTCCATCGTCAGCGACATCACCGACCGCAAGGGAGCCGAGGACTCACTGCGCTCGGCCGGCGAGAAGTACCGCTCGCTCTACAACAACACGCCCGTGATGATGCACTCCATCGACCTGGAGGGGCGGCTCATCAGCGTCAGCGATCGCTGGTTGAGCACCCTGGGCTACGAGCGCGCGGAGGTGCTCGGGCACGACTCCGTGGAGTTCCTGACGCCGGAGTCCCGTCGATTCGCCCGCGAGGTCGTCCTCCCCGAATACTTCAGGACGGGGGCCTGCTGGAACGTGCCGTACCAGATCGTGAAGAAGAACGGGCAGCCCATCGACGTCCTCCTGTCCGCCATCGCGGAGCAGGACGCCTCCGGCAAGGTGGTCCGCTCGCTCGCGGTGCTCATCGACGTGACCGAGCGGAAGCGGGCGGAGGGCGCGTTGCAGGAGAGCGAGCAGCGGCTGCGCGCCATCCTGGACAACGCGCCGACGGTGTTCTTCCTGCTGGATACCCAGGAGCGGTTCCTGTTCGTGAACCGGGAATGGGAGCGGCTCTTCCACCGCACGCGGGCACAGGTCGCGGGCCGGACCGTCTTCGACGTCTTCCCTCAGGACATCGCGGAGGCCCTGCACCAGGCCAACCGGGACATCTTCAAGGCCGGCGTCTCCGTGGAGCGGGAGGAGCGGCTCGCGCACGACGACGGCATCCACATCCACCTCACGCAGAAGTTCCCGCTCCGCGACGCCACCGGGATGGTCTACGCGCTCTGCGGCATCGCCACCGACATCACCGAGCGCAAGCAGATGGAGGTCTCCCAGCGCTTCCTCGCCGAGGCGAGCCGCGAGCTGGTGACGTCGCTCGACTACGAGACCACGCTCCAGCACGTCGCCGAGCTGGCGGTGCCCGTGCTGGCGGACCTGTGTGTCGTCTTCGTGCGGACGGAGACGGAGCCCCTGCGGCCCGTGGCGATGGCGGACCGTTCGCCGGCCCGCGCCGCGAGCGTGCGGGAGTTCCTCCAACGCCACCCGCCGGACCCGGCGGCCCCCCACGGTCCGGCCCGCATCCTGGCCACCGGAAGCTCGGAGACGTCCGAAGCGTCCATGGGGCTTTTGGATCCGGTGGCCCTGGCGGAGGAGCGTTGGGCGGAGGTGCGGACGCTCCGGGGCCGACCCTCGATGGGCGTGCCCCTCCAGGCGCGAGGCCGCACCCTGGGCGTGCTGTTCCTCGTCTCTCCCGCGCCGGGGCGCGCGTATACGCCCGCGGAGCTGGCGTTGACGGAGGAGCTGGGCCGCAGGGCCGCGGTCGCCATCGACAATGCGCAGCTCTACTGCGCGGCGCAGGAGTCCATCCGCGCGCGGGATGAGTTCCTGTCCATCGCCTCCCATGAGCTGAAGACGCCGCTCACCTCCATGCGGCTGCGCGTGCAGCAGCTGGGGTCCGCCATCACGTCGTCGCGCCCGCTGCCCGCGGAGAAGGTGTCGAAGCTGCTGGAGGTCTTTGAATCCCAGCTCCAACGGCTGTCACACCTGGCGGAGCACCTGCTCGACGTCTCGCGCATCAACGAGAAGCGGCTCGCCCTGCGCCTGGAGGCGCTGGACCTGGCGGCGTTGGCGCGGGACGTGACGGCCCACCTCACGGAGCAGTTCCAGAAGTCAGGCTGCGCGTTCGAGCTGATGGCCCCGGAGCCGGTGTGGGGGAGGTGGGATCGGCTGCGGCTGGAGCAGGTCATGCTCAACCTGCTGACCAACGCGATGAAGTATGGCGCGGGGCGGCCCATCCGGATGGAGGTGGCGAGCCACGCAGGAGGCGCGCGGCTCGTCATCAAGGACCACGGCATGGGCATTCCCCCGGAAGCGCAGGCCCGCATCTTCGAGCGCTTCGAGCGCGCCGCCTCCCGCAACTACGGAGGGCTCGGGTTGGGGCTCTTCATCACGCGCCAGCTGGTCGAAGCGCACGGTGGAAACATCCGCGTCGAAAGCGAGCCGGGGCACGGCGCGACGTTCACCGTGGAGCTGCCGCCGCGCGTTCCCTTCTGA
- a CDS encoding M15 family metallopeptidase yields MSSPLLRWGLVLLVCLLAPVGFAKEVKVRKAKAKGPRLVRIHSGHRLQRDAATAFERMADEARTAGQPLLVTSGWRSYQKQHYLWRLYRKGLGPKAARPGRSNHNRGLAVDLVVGSEEASPTYDWLAGNACRFGFRRTVSSEPWHWEYRPRSTSAPEAGEDCLGRALNVEPTPAVVRQDAS; encoded by the coding sequence ATGTCCTCTCCCCTGCTCCGCTGGGGCCTCGTGCTCCTGGTCTGTCTGCTGGCTCCCGTCGGGTTCGCGAAGGAAGTGAAGGTCCGCAAGGCCAAGGCGAAGGGGCCGCGGCTGGTGCGGATCCACAGCGGCCACCGGCTCCAGCGCGACGCGGCCACCGCCTTCGAGCGCATGGCGGACGAGGCGCGCACGGCGGGGCAGCCGTTGCTGGTGACCAGCGGGTGGCGTTCGTATCAGAAGCAGCACTACCTCTGGCGCCTCTACCGCAAGGGTCTGGGGCCCAAGGCCGCGCGGCCGGGCCGCTCCAATCACAACCGAGGGCTCGCAGTGGACCTGGTGGTGGGCAGCGAGGAGGCGTCCCCCACGTATGACTGGCTCGCGGGCAACGCGTGCCGCTTCGGCTTCCGCCGCACCGTATCGTCGGAGCCGTGGCACTGGGAGTACCGGCCCCGGAGCACCTCCGCGCCGGAGGCCGGCGAGGACTGCCTGGGCCGTGCGCTGAACGTGGAGCCCACGCCCGCCGTGGTCCGACAGGACGCGAGCTAG